The Pseudomonas azotoformans genome has a segment encoding these proteins:
- the dndE gene encoding DNA sulfur modification protein DndE — protein MIDRIRLTAAAKIQLSTLKRKTGMEHYNSICRHALCLSLAEASVPPDEEFSFNGGVEIDWRVFTGGHENLYLNLLLYRLQQDGCIANSESLKKVCISHLHRGLSYLAGKDDEYLAESVKKLVE, from the coding sequence ATGATTGATCGTATTCGTCTGACTGCTGCTGCCAAGATACAACTATCAACTCTGAAGCGTAAGACAGGCATGGAACACTACAACTCTATTTGTCGGCATGCGCTTTGTTTATCACTCGCTGAAGCATCAGTTCCTCCAGACGAGGAATTCAGTTTTAATGGTGGGGTTGAAATAGACTGGAGAGTTTTTACGGGTGGGCATGAAAACCTCTATCTTAATCTTTTACTGTATCGTCTGCAGCAGGATGGTTGTATTGCTAACTCTGAGAGCCTCAAGAAAGTTTGCATTAGTCACTTGCATCGAGGTCTCTCTTATCTCGCAGGAAAAGATGATGAATATCTCGCTGAATCAGTTAAGAAGTTAGTCGAATAA
- the dndD gene encoding DNA sulfur modification protein DndD: MAKLTINQISIENLGPFRERQTFDLSVQAKRPVILIKALNGSGKTTLLTALQVGLYGYKAINIARRSEYEQLISGLQRNDATGPALIEMQLGIEVADYTQILTIRREWSARAKGCREQFRVFAGDFEDRLLAENWDDFINGILPVELVHLFLFDGEKIEALANPERLPELLRRATEVFLGVGGIDALAGDLKALERRSGKKNSTRAASGDQQQADEYELQLRELERRIEILLQNQGQARTELDDVQRKLERFSVEAQRSGLQAYQQAAELRARVEFCQQQHLQARAAFVEVLEDPLLPLAWLGPLWIDYKLQWQKDQHARHAHMLIKEFASRDQRILELLTHAAPRAQPVVAQLLAADIQGLRSTEHHSPVFLHQGDPTELETSLQIAKQRFKDVQEALAVTKQAMEKALQAVDQIPAYEQLGAVFESMQKHSLAVSNAELKVQAQSRELDELRGKQAHFEVRYNAAMARARAELKDGAFQLITLQAADRAKVALNLFRDRLLASKAKWLSEMITTEFKKLLRKRNLIARVLVEPQTYAVSIEDVNGYTLPMERLSAGERQILAIAVLSALIRERKGRFPVVVDTPLARLDRSHREALIHNFFAKISHQVLVLSTDEEVEGSVHTALEEHMSREYELCFDDEERRSVATVKAHQLNLGDIQ; this comes from the coding sequence ATGGCCAAGTTAACTATTAACCAGATTTCCATTGAGAACCTTGGTCCATTTCGCGAGCGGCAAACTTTCGATCTTAGCGTGCAGGCTAAACGCCCCGTCATTTTAATCAAGGCTCTAAATGGTAGTGGCAAAACCACGCTGCTTACTGCACTGCAGGTTGGCTTATATGGTTATAAGGCCATAAACATAGCTCGCCGATCTGAATATGAGCAGCTCATTAGTGGACTGCAGCGTAATGATGCTACAGGTCCTGCGCTAATCGAGATGCAGCTTGGCATAGAAGTGGCGGATTATACCCAGATACTTACGATTCGCCGTGAATGGTCCGCTAGGGCGAAAGGGTGCAGAGAGCAATTCCGTGTATTTGCTGGTGATTTTGAAGATCGTTTACTAGCTGAAAATTGGGATGACTTCATCAACGGCATCTTGCCGGTGGAGCTTGTACACCTGTTCCTGTTCGATGGTGAAAAAATCGAGGCCTTGGCAAATCCTGAGCGGCTTCCAGAGTTGTTACGCCGTGCGACCGAGGTTTTTTTGGGGGTTGGGGGTATCGATGCTTTAGCCGGAGATCTCAAGGCGCTGGAGCGTCGCAGCGGCAAAAAGAATTCAACCCGCGCGGCCAGTGGCGATCAGCAGCAGGCAGATGAATACGAACTGCAGCTCAGAGAACTAGAGCGTCGTATCGAAATATTGTTGCAGAATCAGGGGCAAGCTAGAACCGAACTAGACGACGTACAGCGTAAGTTGGAGCGCTTCTCTGTTGAGGCGCAGCGAAGTGGCTTGCAAGCGTACCAGCAGGCTGCAGAGCTGCGCGCTCGTGTCGAATTTTGTCAGCAACAGCACCTGCAAGCGCGTGCTGCTTTTGTTGAGGTCCTAGAGGATCCGTTACTGCCGCTTGCATGGTTGGGGCCTCTCTGGATCGACTACAAACTGCAGTGGCAGAAAGATCAACATGCTCGGCACGCTCATATGCTAATTAAAGAGTTTGCCAGCCGCGACCAGCGAATTCTGGAGTTGTTAACTCATGCAGCTCCTAGAGCGCAGCCAGTGGTAGCACAATTACTCGCGGCAGATATCCAGGGGCTACGATCGACCGAGCATCATTCGCCAGTTTTCTTGCATCAGGGCGATCCTACTGAACTAGAGACGAGCTTACAGATAGCCAAGCAGCGTTTTAAGGATGTGCAGGAAGCCCTCGCAGTAACAAAACAGGCTATGGAGAAAGCACTGCAAGCAGTGGATCAGATACCAGCGTACGAGCAGCTCGGTGCTGTCTTCGAGTCCATGCAGAAACACTCTTTAGCAGTTTCGAATGCGGAGCTGAAAGTGCAGGCGCAGAGTCGCGAACTTGACGAATTGCGTGGTAAACAAGCTCATTTCGAGGTTCGTTATAACGCCGCGATGGCGCGTGCTCGTGCCGAGCTTAAGGATGGCGCTTTTCAGCTTATCACTCTGCAAGCGGCTGACCGCGCTAAGGTAGCACTAAATCTCTTCCGGGACCGTTTACTAGCTTCAAAGGCTAAATGGCTGTCGGAAATGATAACTACCGAATTCAAAAAGTTACTACGTAAGCGCAATTTAATCGCTCGAGTATTAGTCGAGCCACAAACTTATGCAGTATCCATTGAGGATGTAAATGGTTATACATTGCCGATGGAGCGTTTGTCAGCAGGTGAGCGACAAATTCTTGCGATCGCTGTGTTAAGTGCATTGATCAGAGAGCGTAAAGGACGCTTCCCGGTAGTGGTAGATACTCCGTTGGCACGCCTGGACCGAAGTCATCGTGAAGCTTTGATTCATAATTTCTTTGCTAAAATTTCTCATCAGGTTTTAGTGCTTTCTACGGATGAAGAAGTTGAGGGGAGTGTGCATACAGCACTAGAGGAGCACATGAGTCGCGAATATGAACTGTGTTTCGATGATGAAGAGCGCCGCAGCGTAGCTACTGTAAAAGCTCATCAGCTAAATTTGGGTGATATTCAATGA